A DNA window from Flammeovirga agarivorans contains the following coding sequences:
- a CDS encoding sugar phosphate nucleotidyltransferase, producing MKIIVPMAGRGSRLRPHTLTTPKPLVKIAGKPIVHRLVEDLAAMSDEKLEEIAFVIGDFGEIVEKELVEIAESLGAKGTIYYQDEPLGTAHAILCAGDSMDGNIIVAFADTLFKADFAIDKFEDGIIYTQKVEDPSAFGVVKLDNDGIITDFVEKPSEFVSDQAIIGIYYFKEGEKLRDELQYLVDNNIMNDGEYQLTGALENLKAKGARLKPGTVDEWLDCGNKDAIVNTNQRYLTYIQDQELVHESAVLDNVVLISPVYVGENTVIKNAVVGPYVSVGKNTNIENSVVQNSIVQEDTDIRKVNIENSVVGNHVVYTGRSKDLSIGDFTSVRE from the coding sequence ATGAAAATTATTGTCCCAATGGCTGGTCGTGGTTCCCGTTTAAGACCACATACTTTAACTACCCCAAAACCATTAGTAAAAATTGCAGGTAAGCCAATCGTTCATCGTTTAGTTGAGGATTTAGCTGCAATGTCTGATGAAAAGTTAGAAGAAATTGCTTTTGTTATTGGTGATTTCGGAGAAATAGTTGAAAAAGAGTTAGTTGAAATTGCTGAGTCATTAGGCGCTAAAGGGACAATTTATTACCAAGATGAGCCATTAGGAACTGCTCACGCCATCTTATGTGCGGGTGATAGTATGGACGGTAATATTATTGTAGCTTTTGCTGATACTTTATTTAAAGCAGATTTTGCGATTGATAAATTTGAAGATGGTATTATCTATACACAGAAAGTTGAAGATCCTTCAGCATTTGGTGTAGTGAAACTAGATAATGACGGAATCATTACTGATTTTGTTGAGAAGCCTTCAGAATTTGTATCTGATCAAGCAATCATTGGTATTTATTACTTCAAAGAAGGAGAGAAGTTAAGAGACGAACTTCAATACTTAGTAGATAATAATATCATGAACGATGGCGAATATCAATTAACTGGAGCTTTAGAAAATCTTAAAGCAAAAGGTGCAAGATTGAAGCCCGGTACTGTAGATGAATGGTTAGACTGTGGTAATAAAGATGCCATCGTTAATACTAACCAAAGATATTTAACGTACATTCAAGATCAAGAATTAGTACATGAGTCTGCTGTTTTAGATAATGTTGTTTTGATTAGCCCAGTATACGTTGGTGAAAATACAGTGATTAAAAATGCTGTAGTTGGACCATATGTATCAGTAGGTAAAAATACTAATATTGAAAATTCTGTTGTTCAAAATTCAATTGTTCAAGAAGATACCGACATCAGAAAAGTAAATATTGAAAACTCAGTAGTAGGTAACCATGTTGTATATACAGGTAGATCGAAAGATTTAAGTATTGGTGACTTTACTTCAGTTAGGGAATAA
- a CDS encoding lipopolysaccharide biosynthesis protein produces the protein MLKKLLSDTVIYGLTTVLMRLINYLLVPLHTKVFDPDAFGIVSIFYSFAVFFNVIYTYGMETTYFWFASKEGSDKEEVFSKILSSLSITSVVFSSILWLFSGQISTLLGFENSDIYVKFFALLYAIDTLLVVPFASLRIDGQAKRFAVLKIIEVVLTVGLNYFFLVTCVSIVETNSDSFITEFVSKIYDPSLGLGYAFLANLISKAIIMILFMDKFIKLKFSWSWKSMKPFYSYGFPLVFAGVAFAINEVSDRLLIPLLLPEGFYSFGDADYAVGVYAACYKLSIFVTFTVTAYKYSAEPFFFNQAGSKDSPKVFARIMYYFVIVLMVMVVAVSANLEVIAPILIRREEYLVGLPVVPILLMANLFLGMYYNLSVWFKVTDNTKYGALISAIGALFTISLNALLVPYFGFYGSAIATFVCYLSMMILAYVLGQKYYPIPYNVKMISFYLIMGGCFLVLLSQLSINGFWESIFIHNAIFALFLLIVFFMERQFIVSTLQIVQKKILKK, from the coding sequence ACAGTATTAATGAGGTTAATAAATTATTTATTAGTACCTCTTCATACTAAGGTTTTTGATCCTGATGCGTTTGGAATCGTTTCTATTTTTTATTCTTTTGCGGTTTTCTTCAATGTGATATACACATATGGTATGGAGACAACGTACTTCTGGTTTGCATCAAAAGAAGGTAGTGATAAAGAAGAAGTTTTTTCTAAAATACTTTCTTCATTGAGCATTACATCAGTAGTGTTCTCCAGTATACTTTGGTTGTTTTCTGGGCAAATTTCAACACTCTTAGGCTTTGAAAACAGTGATATATATGTGAAGTTTTTTGCCTTACTATATGCGATTGATACTCTATTAGTAGTTCCTTTTGCAAGTCTTAGAATCGATGGTCAAGCGAAAAGATTTGCTGTATTAAAAATTATAGAAGTAGTATTAACCGTTGGTTTAAATTATTTCTTCTTAGTTACCTGTGTAAGTATCGTTGAAACTAATTCAGATAGTTTTATTACTGAGTTTGTGTCAAAAATTTATGATCCTTCATTAGGATTGGGTTATGCATTCCTTGCAAATTTGATCTCTAAAGCAATTATCATGATCTTATTCATGGATAAGTTTATTAAACTCAAGTTTTCATGGTCTTGGAAATCAATGAAACCATTTTATTCTTATGGTTTTCCTTTAGTTTTTGCAGGAGTTGCTTTTGCCATTAATGAAGTTTCTGATAGGCTATTAATTCCATTACTATTACCTGAAGGGTTTTATAGTTTCGGTGATGCGGATTATGCTGTTGGTGTATATGCTGCTTGTTATAAACTATCAATATTTGTAACGTTTACAGTTACTGCGTATAAATATTCTGCAGAACCTTTTTTCTTTAATCAAGCAGGTTCGAAAGACTCTCCAAAAGTTTTTGCAAGAATCATGTATTATTTCGTAATAGTACTAATGGTAATGGTAGTTGCAGTTTCTGCAAATTTGGAAGTTATTGCCCCAATTCTAATTCGTCGCGAGGAATATTTAGTAGGATTACCTGTTGTTCCCATTTTACTAATGGCAAACTTATTCCTTGGTATGTATTATAACTTGTCAGTTTGGTTTAAAGTAACTGATAATACAAAGTATGGTGCATTGATAAGCGCAATTGGAGCACTTTTTACAATTTCATTAAATGCTCTTTTAGTTCCATATTTCGGTTTTTATGGTAGTGCTATTGCAACTTTTGTCTGCTATTTGAGTATGATGATATTAGCATATGTGCTTGGTCAAAAATATTATCCTATTCCATATAATGTAAAAATGATATCATTTTATTTGATTATGGGAGGATGCTTTTTAGTTTTGCTTTCCCAACTTTCTATAAATGGATTTTGGGAGTCGATATTTATTCATAATGCTATCTTTGCATTATTCTTGCTGATTGTATTTTTTATGGAAAGGCAGTTCATTGTGTCTACCTTACAAATTGTGCAGAAGAAAATACTAAAAAAATAA
- a CDS encoding tetratricopeptide repeat protein, whose translation MNKNSFRIYTILLALFIGFAATDTAFAQRKKKKKSKKKKETPVVSIEEPSKKDLRKAEELFIYAVNEYLLEEYDQALELLLKCNDLNPKDDGIKYQTALAYSKIENYQRSLQFSKRALELDPENKYYYKLVAQNYEVLNLLKDALMVLEKQIEETGDDEEAYFQIAMLYLQMGAPRNAIEYFDIGEEKYGINDVIVRQKQRIYIRLGDLEAALKEGQKLINAYPDELTFKYSQVRLLLGNNRTDEALEMLEPILKNNPNEGEGHFLMANIYRNQGESENYYEELKKAFGCSDQLTDESFNILAGYLQFSYNEKKRFEAEELINIAMGAHPNDDRLMALNADFLISQKKYDLARTYYLKSLEKNANNFKLWKQVISIDWELQQVDSVDKHADMAIEYFPNQALLYLYSGSAKLQKKDYDEAEVIFTQGLQLVVDPSMKIDFNSQLGDTYYQMDDYAKAFTKYDEVLKVDPLNIYVLNNYAYYLSLRKENLEKAEEMSYQTIVAEPENDTYLDTYGWVLFVKGDYKKAEEYLKKAADISQASTVIEHYGDVLIKLGKTEEALEQWEKAKKLGGEVSDQLDQKINQKKYIE comes from the coding sequence ATGAACAAAAACTCTTTTAGAATATATACCATATTATTAGCCCTTTTTATAGGTTTTGCGGCTACGGACACTGCTTTTGCACAACGTAAAAAGAAGAAAAAGTCTAAGAAAAAGAAAGAAACCCCAGTAGTATCTATTGAAGAACCCTCTAAAAAAGATCTAAGAAAAGCAGAAGAGTTGTTTATATATGCTGTTAATGAATATCTTCTAGAAGAATATGATCAAGCATTAGAATTACTATTGAAATGTAATGACTTAAATCCCAAAGATGATGGAATTAAATACCAAACAGCTTTAGCTTATTCTAAAATTGAAAATTACCAACGATCATTACAATTTTCTAAAAGAGCTTTAGAACTTGATCCGGAAAACAAATACTATTACAAATTAGTAGCTCAGAACTATGAAGTTCTAAACCTGCTAAAAGATGCTTTAATGGTTTTAGAGAAACAGATTGAAGAGACTGGTGACGATGAAGAGGCTTATTTCCAAATTGCCATGCTTTACCTACAAATGGGGGCACCACGCAACGCTATCGAATATTTTGATATAGGTGAAGAAAAGTATGGTATTAATGATGTTATTGTTCGTCAAAAACAAAGAATTTACATTCGATTAGGAGACTTGGAAGCTGCTTTAAAGGAAGGACAAAAATTAATCAATGCTTATCCAGATGAATTGACATTTAAGTATTCTCAGGTACGACTACTTTTAGGAAATAATCGTACTGATGAGGCATTAGAAATGTTAGAGCCTATTCTAAAGAATAATCCCAATGAAGGAGAAGGTCATTTTTTAATGGCTAATATATATAGAAATCAAGGTGAGTCAGAAAACTATTACGAAGAGTTGAAAAAAGCATTTGGATGTAGTGATCAACTTACTGATGAAAGTTTTAATATCCTAGCAGGGTATTTACAGTTCTCATACAACGAAAAGAAAAGGTTTGAAGCAGAAGAATTAATCAATATCGCCATGGGGGCGCACCCTAATGATGACAGGTTAATGGCTTTAAATGCTGATTTTTTAATTAGTCAGAAAAAATATGATTTAGCAAGAACTTATTACTTAAAATCATTAGAAAAAAATGCTAATAATTTTAAGTTGTGGAAGCAAGTAATATCTATAGATTGGGAGTTACAACAAGTGGATTCTGTTGATAAACATGCAGATATGGCTATAGAATATTTTCCAAACCAAGCATTATTATATCTTTATTCAGGATCTGCAAAATTGCAGAAGAAAGATTATGATGAGGCAGAAGTGATATTTACTCAAGGCTTACAGTTAGTAGTTGACCCTTCAATGAAAATTGATTTTAATTCTCAGTTAGGTGATACTTACTATCAAATGGATGATTATGCTAAAGCTTTCACTAAATATGATGAAGTATTAAAAGTTGACCCTTTAAATATTTATGTCTTAAATAATTATGCTTATTACTTATCCTTGAGAAAAGAGAATTTAGAGAAGGCGGAGGAAATGTCTTATCAAACGATAGTTGCAGAACCCGAAAATGATACTTACCTAGATACTTATGGATGGGTTTTATTTGTAAAAGGTGATTACAAAAAGGCTGAAGAATATCTCAAAAAGGCTGCTGATATATCACAAGCATCAACTGTAATTGAACATTATGGAGATGTTTTGATTAAGCTTGGTAAAACCGAGGAGGCATTAGAACAATGGGAAAAGGCTAAGAAATTAGGTGGAGAAGTTTCAGATCAATTAGATCAGAAAATCAACCAAAAAAAATATATTGAATGA
- a CDS encoding redoxin domain-containing protein, which yields MNNPLSNIELRDKDGILYKLSLLKEESFSLILLNSVSSLRDISHLDLLAKHFEELKSNKTSPIVIVSQPESHLGKFLKKNKYSFPILSDPSSRISKILDCHIKKLKTSQRATIIFEEKYKERDRFIFMSTPQKHLDFLLNN from the coding sequence ATGAATAATCCTCTTTCAAATATAGAATTAAGAGATAAAGACGGGATTCTTTATAAGCTATCTTTACTTAAAGAAGAGTCTTTCTCTTTGATATTACTTAATTCCGTAAGTTCTTTACGCGACATTTCTCATTTAGATCTGCTAGCTAAACATTTTGAAGAGCTCAAATCAAATAAAACCTCTCCAATTGTTATTGTCTCACAACCTGAATCTCATTTAGGTAAGTTTCTCAAAAAAAATAAATATTCTTTTCCAATACTTTCTGACCCTTCTAGTAGAATCTCAAAGATTTTAGATTGCCACATCAAAAAATTAAAAACTTCACAAAGAGCAACGATTATATTTGAAGAGAAATATAAAGAAAGGGATAGATTCATTTTCATGTCTACCCCTCAAAAACATTTGGATTTTTTACTGAATAACTAG
- a CDS encoding tetratricopeptide repeat protein: MFEITPFVFSFKTYNEKKKSNFLIPKLGNVNEQGITLSNELISFHDILRTTYYRGYLVITFDNYPLLGRQTSEWYIQKNNCIIIKSSMIKDIKLAFNVFKSRFAQKTRTCGHCENEINWDKHLESQYHYCDECHSISDKHGLLMSNGEEFDICPETGYWDRLGIRRQYQYFYFDKKLYWNYNKYYGGDNLGIEFFHNNILKNLMFLIGVPGTLIEFYKANQGHHPDFTELAEANFASRCGEIKEAADLYTKMQMRFPYFPALHYNLAIAYLQVNNIELAKRYFQKSLEGCSNYTPTLKVLKYLSEKEKIGSV; the protein is encoded by the coding sequence ATGTTTGAAATTACTCCTTTTGTTTTCTCTTTCAAAACATATAATGAAAAGAAAAAAAGTAATTTTTTAATTCCAAAACTTGGAAATGTCAACGAACAGGGAATAACCTTAAGCAATGAGTTAATTTCCTTTCATGATATTCTACGTACAACTTACTATAGAGGTTATCTTGTTATCACTTTTGATAATTATCCATTACTAGGTAGACAAACTTCAGAATGGTACATTCAGAAGAATAACTGTATTATCATTAAATCATCAATGATTAAAGATATTAAGCTAGCGTTTAATGTTTTTAAATCTAGATTTGCTCAAAAAACTAGAACTTGTGGTCATTGTGAGAACGAGATTAATTGGGACAAACATCTTGAAAGTCAATATCATTACTGCGATGAGTGTCATTCAATCAGTGATAAACACGGCCTTCTCATGAGTAATGGAGAAGAGTTTGACATTTGTCCTGAGACTGGTTATTGGGACCGTTTAGGAATTCGTAGACAATATCAATATTTTTATTTTGACAAGAAGTTATACTGGAACTATAATAAATATTATGGTGGCGATAATCTAGGTATTGAATTCTTCCATAATAATATCTTGAAAAATCTTATGTTTTTAATTGGAGTACCCGGTACTCTAATAGAATTCTATAAAGCAAATCAAGGCCACCACCCTGATTTTACAGAATTAGCTGAAGCAAATTTTGCTAGCCGATGTGGAGAAATAAAAGAAGCTGCAGATTTATATACAAAGATGCAAATGAGATTTCCCTATTTTCCGGCTTTACATTATAATCTTGCTATTGCATATTTGCAAGTGAATAATATTGAATTAGCAAAACGATATTTCCAAAAGTCATTAGAAGGTTGTTCTAACTATACTCCGACTTTAAAGGTATTAAAGTACTTATCTGAGAAAGAAAAAATAGGAAGCGTTTAG
- the ftsH gene encoding ATP-dependent zinc metalloprotease FtsH, with product MKSTTKFSIWYFLSILGGMLFLETLFFSGPSVKEMSYNSFRDSLEAGRIEHIVISDDKIYGKVKKSSDSLAIEKAAAKEEVVADTSKTATKKNELWNLNPEGKAAPWRIDYEKRKEDLARQFYVIKLEDKDLVNDLQKHGIDYKGVIENDWLGNFFSNWLLPFGLLFLIWGFVFRRMSKGGGMGGGGNNYLNVGKSKAKIYASDAEHLHNFNDVAGCDEAKQELTEVVDFLKNSEKYTDLGAKIPKGILLVGPPGTGKTLLAKAVAGEAGVQFYALSGSDFVEMFVGVGAARVRDLFTQAKQKSPCIIFIDELDAIGKSRSSNGMSGNDERENTLNQLLVEMDGFAADQTVIVLGATNRPEILDKALLRPGRFDRQVQVDRPDLNGRLMILKVHSGKIKLGSDVNLEEIAAQTAGFVGADLANLCNEAALLAAREGKSEVHHQNFFDAFERVVAGLEKKNAVINDNEKRTVAYHEAGHAIVGHFTKGADPVRKVSIVPRGSGALGYVLQAPTEDRFLMSKGELLGKIKGLLGGRAAEEIKFGAISTGASNDLEKVAGIVNSMLTVYGMSDNFPNLSLQKEGQNNFLGNGGQSMRRSEDLEKQIDKESLEIIAKCYEETKDFLRERIDDLEKLAQILLEKEILDEKDVVDILGPRNV from the coding sequence ATGAAAAGCACTACAAAATTTTCTATTTGGTACTTTTTAAGTATTCTTGGTGGAATGCTATTTTTAGAAACCCTCTTTTTTTCCGGACCTAGTGTAAAAGAAATGTCCTATAATTCATTTAGAGATAGTCTTGAAGCAGGAAGAATTGAACATATAGTTATATCAGATGACAAAATATATGGTAAGGTTAAAAAGTCGTCAGATAGTTTAGCAATAGAAAAAGCAGCTGCAAAAGAAGAAGTGGTTGCTGATACATCCAAAACAGCGACAAAGAAAAATGAACTATGGAACCTAAACCCTGAAGGGAAGGCAGCTCCATGGAGAATTGATTACGAAAAGCGTAAAGAAGACCTAGCAAGACAGTTCTATGTGATCAAACTAGAGGATAAAGATCTAGTTAACGATCTACAAAAACATGGCATTGATTATAAAGGAGTAATAGAAAATGATTGGTTAGGTAACTTCTTTTCTAATTGGTTACTTCCTTTCGGCCTTTTGTTTTTAATCTGGGGTTTCGTATTCCGTAGAATGTCGAAAGGCGGCGGAATGGGAGGAGGTGGAAACAACTACCTCAATGTTGGTAAAAGTAAGGCTAAGATTTATGCATCTGATGCAGAACACTTGCACAATTTCAATGATGTTGCAGGTTGTGATGAAGCCAAACAAGAGCTTACAGAAGTAGTAGATTTCTTAAAGAATTCTGAAAAATATACGGACTTGGGAGCTAAAATTCCAAAAGGAATTTTATTAGTAGGCCCTCCAGGTACAGGTAAAACTTTACTAGCTAAAGCAGTTGCTGGTGAAGCAGGTGTACAATTTTATGCTTTATCAGGTTCCGACTTTGTAGAAATGTTTGTTGGTGTTGGTGCAGCAAGGGTTAGAGACTTATTTACTCAAGCAAAACAAAAGTCTCCTTGTATCATATTTATCGATGAATTAGATGCCATTGGTAAAAGCCGATCATCTAATGGAATGTCGGGTAATGACGAAAGAGAAAATACTTTAAACCAATTATTGGTAGAAATGGATGGTTTTGCAGCTGACCAAACTGTAATCGTATTGGGAGCAACGAACAGACCTGAAATTTTAGATAAAGCGTTATTGCGTCCAGGTCGTTTTGATAGACAGGTACAAGTGGATAGACCAGATTTAAATGGTCGATTAATGATCCTTAAAGTACATTCTGGAAAAATTAAATTAGGTAGTGATGTCAACTTAGAAGAGATAGCCGCTCAAACAGCAGGTTTTGTTGGGGCCGACCTAGCAAACTTATGTAACGAAGCGGCACTGCTAGCAGCAAGAGAAGGTAAATCTGAAGTACATCATCAAAACTTCTTTGATGCATTCGAAAGAGTTGTTGCCGGTTTAGAAAAGAAAAATGCGGTAATCAATGATAATGAGAAAAGAACAGTAGCTTACCATGAGGCCGGCCATGCAATAGTTGGTCACTTTACTAAAGGAGCTGATCCTGTAAGAAAGGTATCAATAGTTCCAAGAGGTTCGGGTGCATTAGGATATGTACTTCAAGCTCCAACTGAAGATAGGTTTTTGATGAGTAAAGGTGAACTATTAGGAAAAATTAAAGGCCTTTTAGGTGGAAGAGCTGCAGAAGAAATTAAATTTGGGGCGATTTCAACAGGAGCATCTAATGATCTAGAAAAAGTTGCAGGAATTGTCAACTCAATGCTTACAGTATATGGTATGAGTGATAACTTCCCAAATTTATCTCTTCAGAAAGAAGGTCAGAACAATTTCTTAGGTAATGGTGGTCAATCAATGAGAAGATCAGAAGATCTTGAAAAACAAATCGATAAGGAATCTCTTGAGATCATTGCGAAATGCTATGAAGAAACAAAAGATTTCTTAAGAGAAAGAATTGATGATCTTGAGAAACTAGCACAGATCCTATTAGAAAAAGAGATCTTAGATGAAAAAGATGTTGTTGATATTCTTGGACCAAGAAATGTTTAA
- a CDS encoding phenylalanine 4-monooxygenase, which translates to MYFVKDQGYEKYTSEDLTVWSTLFKRQMKMLPNLAEKEFFKGIEVIGFTEDQIPNFDDLDKSLLKVTGWSISPVTGLIPNKEFFELLKAKKFPSSSWFRKLSELDYLEEPDMFHDIYGHVPLLANQDFCKFLEDMSIIALKYIDNEHIIELISRLYWYTVEFGLINTKEGLRIYGAGILSSKGESDYSLHSDIPKRVDFNVLEILKTPYIKDKFQEKYWVIQSYKDLHNSLSELDELLEKINNNELVIQ; encoded by the coding sequence ATGTATTTTGTAAAAGACCAAGGGTATGAGAAGTATACTTCTGAAGACCTGACCGTATGGAGTACGCTCTTTAAAAGGCAGATGAAAATGCTACCCAACTTAGCAGAAAAGGAATTTTTCAAAGGAATTGAAGTAATTGGTTTTACAGAAGACCAAATTCCAAACTTTGATGATCTTGATAAAAGTCTGCTAAAAGTTACCGGATGGAGTATCTCTCCAGTAACAGGACTAATCCCCAATAAAGAATTTTTTGAGCTTCTAAAAGCAAAAAAATTCCCATCATCTTCATGGTTTCGAAAACTAAGTGAATTAGATTATTTGGAGGAGCCAGATATGTTTCATGATATATATGGTCATGTTCCATTATTAGCCAATCAAGATTTTTGTAAGTTCTTGGAAGATATGAGTATCATTGCTCTGAAATATATTGACAATGAACATATCATTGAATTGATTTCTAGACTTTACTGGTATACTGTAGAATTTGGTTTGATTAATACTAAGGAAGGCTTAAGAATTTATGGAGCTGGAATTTTATCCTCCAAGGGAGAATCGGATTATAGTTTACATAGTGATATTCCGAAAAGGGTAGACTTTAATGTCTTGGAAATATTAAAGACACCATATATCAAGGACAAGTTTCAAGAGAAGTATTGGGTAATACAATCGTACAAAGATTTACATAACTCACTATCAGAACTTGATGAACTTTTAGAGAAAATAAATAACAATGAACTAGTTATTCAGTAA
- the dut gene encoding dUTP diphosphatase, translated as MKIKVINKGHHALPEYQTELSAGLDLRAVLSESKVLAPLERVLVPTGLYIELPQGYEAQVRPRSGLAFKHGLSVLNAPGTIDADYRGEIGVLLVNLSNEQFEVKDGERVAQLVIAKHETVEWEPVETLSDTERGAGGYGSTGKK; from the coding sequence ATGAAGATAAAAGTAATTAATAAAGGCCACCATGCTTTACCTGAGTATCAAACTGAGCTGTCAGCAGGTCTTGATTTAAGAGCAGTATTATCAGAATCTAAGGTATTAGCTCCTTTAGAAAGAGTTTTAGTACCAACAGGTCTTTACATTGAACTTCCTCAAGGCTATGAAGCACAAGTTCGACCAAGAAGTGGTCTGGCTTTTAAACATGGTTTAAGTGTGCTAAATGCTCCAGGTACAATAGATGCAGATTACAGAGGAGAAATTGGTGTTTTATTGGTTAATCTTTCAAATGAGCAATTTGAGGTGAAAGACGGTGAAAGAGTCGCTCAACTTGTTATTGCAAAACATGAAACTGTTGAGTGGGAACCTGTAGAAACACTCTCTGATACTGAGCGTGGTGCAGGAGGATACGGAAGTACTGGAAAAAAATAA
- a CDS encoding bifunctional 3,4-dihydroxy-2-butanone-4-phosphate synthase/GTP cyclohydrolase II, producing MAEKFKLDSIEDAIEAIKNGEIVIVVDDEDRENEGDFICAAEKVTPEIINFMSKEGRGLICCSLLEDRCEELGLELMVGKNTAAFETPFTVSVDLIGHGCTTGISASDRAKTVLALADPNVDPAILGKPGHIFPLKAKRGGVLRRTGHTEATIDLARLAGLEPAGVLVEIMNDDGSMARLPDLVKVAKKHNLKLISIEDLIQYRLKLEDSLVEEVIGVDMPTELGHFDLRAFKHTTTGELHLALIKGDISGDEPVMVRVHSSCVTGDIFGSCRCDCGPQLHGAMDMIEKEGRGIILYMNQEGRGIGLVNKLKAYKLQEEGMDTVEANKALGFKSDQRDYGVGAQILRKLGVSKMKLISNNPKKRAGLIGYGLEIVDNVAIEITPNKFNQKYLETKRDKMGHNILK from the coding sequence ATGGCAGAAAAATTTAAATTAGACTCAATCGAAGATGCTATTGAAGCAATCAAAAATGGAGAGATTGTTATTGTAGTCGACGATGAGGATAGAGAAAATGAAGGTGATTTTATCTGTGCAGCAGAAAAAGTTACGCCTGAAATCATCAACTTTATGTCAAAAGAAGGTCGTGGCTTAATTTGTTGTTCTCTTTTAGAAGACAGATGTGAAGAGCTTGGTCTTGAATTAATGGTGGGTAAAAATACCGCTGCTTTCGAAACACCTTTTACAGTTTCAGTTGACTTGATTGGTCATGGGTGTACAACTGGTATTTCTGCTAGTGATAGAGCTAAAACTGTATTAGCATTGGCTGATCCTAATGTTGATCCAGCTATCCTAGGTAAGCCAGGACACATTTTCCCACTAAAAGCCAAAAGAGGTGGTGTGTTAAGAAGAACTGGACACACTGAGGCTACAATTGATCTAGCTCGCTTAGCTGGTTTAGAACCTGCAGGCGTACTTGTTGAAATCATGAATGATGATGGCAGCATGGCTCGTCTTCCAGACTTGGTAAAAGTAGCAAAGAAACACAACCTGAAATTAATCTCAATCGAGGATTTAATTCAGTATCGTTTAAAATTAGAAGATTCTTTAGTAGAAGAAGTAATTGGTGTTGATATGCCAACTGAGTTAGGACACTTCGACTTAAGAGCATTTAAACATACAACTACAGGAGAACTACACTTAGCTTTAATAAAAGGTGATATTTCTGGTGATGAACCTGTAATGGTTAGAGTTCACTCTTCTTGCGTTACTGGTGATATTTTTGGATCGTGTCGTTGTGATTGTGGACCACAACTTCATGGAGCTATGGACATGATCGAAAAAGAAGGTAGAGGTATTATTTTATATATGAACCAAGAAGGTAGAGGAATTGGTTTAGTTAACAAACTAAAAGCTTATAAGCTTCAAGAAGAAGGTATGGATACCGTTGAAGCAAACAAAGCTCTTGGTTTCAAATCTGACCAAAGAGACTACGGTGTTGGTGCTCAAATTCTCAGAAAATTAGGTGTTTCTAAAATGAAATTAATTTCTAATAACCCTAAGAAAAGAGCTGGTTTAATCGGTTATGGCCTTGAAATAGTTGACAATGTAGCTATTGAAATCACTCCGAATAAATTCAACCAAAAGTACTTAGAGACAAAAAGAGACAAAATGGGTCACAATATCCTTAAATAG